In Nocardia asteroides, the following proteins share a genomic window:
- a CDS encoding neutral/alkaline ceramidase gives MPLSRRTVLTASALGVAAVPALSALADAVAPAARANTAPGEFEFGLGIADLTGPAAECGMMGYSQLDQATAGIHLRPRARAFVIGAGGNRIAYVAVENGAVFGSVHGGVLLALARRFGDRYTERNVVLTSTHTHASCGGSAHDYAYTLATLGFQQQVYDAEVNGIVEAIVAADADFGPGAIALGRSTLHDASVNRSRVAFDRNPEAERALFPDAIDPAVTTLVFTRAGREVGALTWFATHNTSMTNANRLISSDNKGYASYAAEHLEHGVRHLDGQPSYLAAFAQTNAGDMSPNLNLRPGDGPTTDEFENTRILGERQYAASRAAAAQAVSMTGAVDSLLCYIDLAAVSVDGRFTPDGAPHRTSPAAAGVSLIAGSVEDGPGLPGGPIPEGVRNPMVDFLGGIDHPHPAWLADAQAPKAIAVPLGLLPPVPWVPNVVPIQLIRIGGLYLAAAGAEFTIVAGLRVRRAVAAALGVDAEQVLLQGYANSYHEYVTTPEEYDVQQYEGASTLFGRYTLCAYQQEFTRLAAAFVAGAAIGRGPAPRDVSALQPNLAVAPGPDATPRGRAFGDVLVQPPAQCARGSRVAVEFVSAHPKHNPRRGDTFLLVQRRTSAGEWVRVANEGEWDVRFHWRKDGDGISIARFTWDVPAAATPGTHRFVHFADALGADGALRPVSGTSAEFEVTG, from the coding sequence ATGCCCCTGTCCCGCCGTACTGTGCTGACCGCTTCGGCGCTCGGTGTCGCCGCCGTGCCTGCCCTCTCGGCACTCGCCGACGCGGTCGCACCCGCCGCGCGCGCGAATACCGCGCCGGGCGAGTTCGAATTCGGGCTCGGCATCGCCGATCTCACCGGCCCGGCCGCGGAATGCGGGATGATGGGCTACTCCCAACTCGACCAGGCGACCGCCGGAATTCATCTGCGCCCGCGTGCGCGCGCCTTCGTGATCGGCGCGGGCGGAAATCGCATCGCCTATGTCGCGGTGGAGAACGGCGCGGTGTTCGGTTCGGTGCACGGCGGGGTACTGCTGGCACTCGCGCGGCGATTCGGTGACCGGTACACCGAGCGAAATGTCGTGCTCACCTCGACCCATACCCACGCCAGTTGTGGCGGCTCCGCACACGATTACGCCTACACCCTGGCGACCCTGGGATTTCAGCAGCAGGTCTACGACGCCGAGGTGAACGGCATCGTGGAGGCGATCGTCGCCGCCGACGCCGATTTCGGGCCCGGCGCCATCGCCCTCGGCCGCTCGACCCTGCACGACGCCAGCGTCAACCGCTCCCGGGTGGCCTTCGACCGCAACCCCGAGGCCGAGCGCGCCCTGTTCCCCGACGCCATCGACCCCGCGGTGACCACGCTGGTCTTCACCAGGGCTGGCCGCGAGGTGGGCGCGCTGACCTGGTTCGCCACCCACAACACCTCGATGACCAACGCGAACCGCCTGATCAGCTCCGACAACAAGGGCTACGCCAGCTACGCCGCCGAGCACCTCGAGCACGGGGTCCGCCACCTGGACGGGCAGCCGTCCTATCTCGCCGCGTTCGCGCAGACCAACGCGGGCGACATGTCGCCCAACCTGAACCTGCGTCCCGGCGACGGGCCGACCACCGACGAATTCGAGAACACCCGCATCCTCGGCGAACGCCAGTACGCGGCCTCCAGAGCGGCTGCCGCGCAGGCGGTCTCGATGACCGGCGCGGTCGACTCGCTGCTGTGCTACATCGACCTGGCTGCGGTGTCCGTCGACGGCCGCTTCACCCCCGACGGCGCGCCGCACCGCACTTCGCCCGCCGCGGCGGGTGTCTCGCTGATCGCGGGCAGCGTGGAGGACGGCCCCGGCCTGCCCGGCGGCCCGATTCCCGAGGGCGTGCGCAATCCGATGGTGGACTTCCTCGGCGGCATCGACCACCCGCACCCGGCCTGGCTGGCGGACGCGCAGGCGCCCAAGGCGATCGCGGTGCCGCTGGGCCTGCTGCCGCCGGTGCCGTGGGTGCCGAATGTGGTGCCGATCCAGCTGATCCGGATCGGTGGGCTGTATCTGGCCGCTGCGGGGGCGGAATTCACCATCGTCGCGGGTCTGCGGGTGCGCCGCGCGGTGGCCGCCGCGCTGGGTGTCGACGCGGAACAGGTGCTGCTCCAGGGTTACGCGAACTCCTACCACGAGTACGTCACCACCCCGGAGGAGTACGACGTGCAGCAGTACGAGGGCGCGTCGACCCTGTTCGGGCGCTACACGCTGTGCGCGTACCAGCAGGAATTCACCAGGCTCGCTGCGGCTTTCGTGGCGGGCGCGGCGATCGGGCGCGGCCCGGCGCCGCGTGACGTGTCGGCGTTGCAGCCGAATCTGGCGGTCGCGCCGGGCCCGGACGCGACGCCGCGGGGGCGTGCCTTCGGTGACGTCCTGGTGCAGCCGCCCGCGCAGTGCGCCCGCGGTTCGCGCGTCGCCGTCGAATTCGTCTCGGCGCATCCGAAACACAATCCCCGGCGCGGTGACACCTTCCTGCTCGTGCAGCGCCGGACGAGCGCGGGCGAGTGGGTCCGGGTAGCCAACGAGGGGGAGTGGGACGTGCGGTTCCACTGGCGCAAGGACGGCGACGGCATCTCGATCGCGCGCTTCACCTGGGACGTGCCCGCGGCGGCGACACCGGGCACGCACCGGTTCGTCCATTTCGCCGACGCGCTGGGTGCCGACGGCGCCCTGCGTCCGGTGAGCGGGACCAGCGCCGAGTTCGAGGTGACCGGCTAG
- a CDS encoding DUF2530 domain-containing protein: MDNGRVSSAIPELPHSLVDPRPVVLAGFVAWLVATALVWLNPAWSEARPVCLMGLAVGVLGVSIWLAQRRSARRGDKGAQVGLSTD; this comes from the coding sequence ATGGATAACGGCCGCGTCAGTTCCGCGATCCCCGAACTGCCCCACAGCCTGGTCGATCCGCGGCCGGTGGTGCTGGCCGGTTTCGTCGCGTGGCTGGTCGCGACGGCCCTGGTCTGGCTGAATCCGGCCTGGTCAGAGGCCCGTCCGGTGTGCCTGATGGGCCTGGCGGTCGGCGTGCTCGGCGTCTCGATCTGGTTGGCGCAGCGCCGGTCGGCCCGGCGCGGCGACAAGGGTGCCCAGGTGGGTCTGTCGACCGACTAG
- a CDS encoding MarR family winged helix-turn-helix transcriptional regulator — protein MTTPSDVRALAGDLSLAVVRLTRHLRGRRADAQISLTQLSALATLARDGAMTPGALAGRERVQPPSMTRVIASLSDLDLVQRRPHPTDGRQIIVSLSPAGRALIADETHAREAWMTEQLAGLRPEQIEILDQAVEIMNQIVAGSE, from the coding sequence GTGACAACGCCATCGGACGTCCGTGCCCTGGCCGGTGACCTCTCACTGGCCGTCGTACGGCTCACGCGACACCTGCGCGGCCGCCGTGCCGACGCGCAGATCTCGCTCACCCAGCTGTCGGCGCTGGCGACGTTGGCGCGTGATGGTGCGATGACGCCGGGCGCGCTGGCGGGCAGGGAGCGGGTGCAGCCGCCGTCGATGACGCGCGTCATCGCGTCGCTGTCGGACCTGGATCTGGTGCAGCGCCGTCCGCACCCGACCGACGGCAGGCAGATCATCGTCTCGCTCTCGCCCGCGGGTCGCGCGCTCATCGCGGACGAGACCCATGCCCGCGAGGCCTGGATGACCGAGCAGCTGGCCGGGCTGCGGCCCGAGCAGATCGAGATCCTGGATCAGGCCGTGGAGATCATGAACCAGATCGTCGCCGGCTCGGAGTGA
- a CDS encoding YccF domain-containing protein, translating to MKIVQLILNILWVVLCGFWMALGYLLAALICFILIITIPFGIAALRNAGYVLWPFGRSVVDKPGAGAGSLIGNIIWFIFAGWWLAIGHIATSLALAITIIGLPFAWANLKLVPLALFPLGHEVVDSDDARRPA from the coding sequence ATGAAGATCGTCCAGTTGATCTTGAACATCCTGTGGGTGGTGCTGTGTGGCTTCTGGATGGCACTCGGCTACCTGCTCGCGGCGCTGATCTGCTTCATTCTCATCATCACCATTCCGTTCGGCATCGCCGCGTTGCGCAACGCCGGCTACGTGCTGTGGCCGTTCGGCCGCTCCGTGGTCGACAAACCGGGCGCGGGCGCGGGCTCGCTGATCGGCAACATCATCTGGTTCATCTTCGCGGGCTGGTGGCTGGCGATCGGGCACATCGCCACCAGTCTGGCGCTGGCGATCACCATCATCGGCCTGCCGTTCGCGTGGGCGAACCTCAAGCTGGTGCCGCTGGCCCTGTTCCCGCTGGGCCACGAGGTGGTCGACTCCGACGACGCGCGCAGGCCGGCCTGA
- a CDS encoding TrmH family RNA methyltransferase, with amino-acid sequence MAEVIDIDDPADARVDDFRDLSSADRRPDLPGRKGLVVAEGVVVVQRMLSSRFTPSALLGVEKRYAALADDLAGRDIPYYRASAEVMAEVVGFHLNRGVLAVAPRPAELSVDEVLDGARTVAVLEGVNDHENLGSMFRNAAGLGADAVLFGDRCADPLYRRAVRVSMGHVLRVPFAQLPQWPGGLDLLRARGFQIIALTPNPAAVNLATAMTGDRVALLLGAEGPGLTEEAMRATDVRARIPMSPGTDSLNVATAAAMAFYERVRTS; translated from the coding sequence GTGGCCGAAGTGATCGACATCGACGACCCCGCCGACGCGCGGGTGGACGACTTCCGTGACCTGTCCTCCGCCGACCGCAGACCGGACCTGCCGGGGCGCAAGGGCCTGGTCGTCGCCGAGGGCGTGGTGGTCGTGCAGCGGATGCTGAGCTCACGGTTCACCCCGAGCGCCCTGCTCGGCGTCGAGAAGCGTTACGCCGCGCTGGCCGACGACCTGGCCGGCCGCGACATCCCGTACTACCGGGCCAGCGCCGAGGTGATGGCGGAGGTGGTCGGTTTCCATCTGAATCGTGGGGTGCTGGCCGTGGCGCCGCGGCCCGCCGAGCTGAGTGTCGACGAGGTGCTCGACGGCGCGCGGACGGTGGCGGTGCTCGAGGGCGTGAACGATCACGAGAATCTGGGGTCGATGTTCCGCAACGCGGCGGGCCTGGGCGCCGACGCGGTGCTGTTCGGTGACCGATGCGCCGACCCGCTGTACCGGCGCGCGGTCCGGGTGTCGATGGGGCATGTGCTGCGGGTGCCGTTCGCGCAGCTGCCGCAGTGGCCCGGCGGGCTCGACCTGTTGCGGGCGCGCGGTTTCCAGATCATCGCGCTGACCCCGAATCCGGCGGCGGTGAACCTGGCGACGGCGATGACCGGCGACCGGGTGGCGCTGCTGCTGGGCGCGGAGGGCCCCGGCCTGACCGAGGAGGCGATGCGGGCCACCGATGTGCGCGCGCGGATTCCGATGTCGCCGGGCACCGATTCGCTGAATGTGGCCACGGCGGCGGCCATGGCGTTCTACGAGCGGGTGCGGACATCGTGA
- a CDS encoding DUF2537 domain-containing protein, whose product MKQEPDGPYRAQPDSVPWAAGCTVIVLVAALGAVGVYAFGAALATVHPLLALVVNVVAAGGVAPTAWRWRFTPVVRWVLAGAALGVVAGWLAVLVEVLTG is encoded by the coding sequence GTGAAGCAGGAACCGGACGGACCCTATCGCGCCCAGCCGGATTCGGTGCCGTGGGCGGCGGGCTGCACCGTGATCGTGCTGGTCGCGGCGCTCGGCGCGGTGGGGGTCTACGCGTTCGGGGCCGCGCTGGCGACGGTGCATCCGCTGCTGGCGCTGGTGGTGAACGTGGTCGCCGCGGGCGGGGTGGCGCCGACCGCGTGGCGCTGGCGGTTCACGCCCGTGGTGCGCTGGGTGCTGGCGGGCGCGGCGCTGGGTGTCGTGGCAGGCTGGCTCGCCGTGCTCGTCGAGGTGCTGACCGGCTAG
- a CDS encoding DUF6928 family protein: MHSASTLWYVDTADPLSVLRGRPEPDAAAAAALAGQLYHEHDVRPIMVGTLNGCAAPDRDEVYIGCYPGLTVVCTAEAALVRPTKLPDLLVRPLASEHTYLVSFDSTLHWGAFAHWERGEFRRSFSSTRVDILENEGLPMVWERPFWAGERPVPWRSEDRPGPQSLPFDPPDFADAANGAWLGFRYRTPAVPDRLAPGDLAVCGFTLYPKGQAPQPQPQPVQAGSPGAATRRKRGLFGWLHRTDRVL, from the coding sequence GTGCATTCGGCTTCCACTCTCTGGTACGTGGATACGGCCGATCCGCTCAGCGTGCTGCGGGGGCGTCCCGAGCCGGATGCCGCCGCGGCGGCGGCGTTGGCCGGGCAGCTGTATCACGAGCATGATGTGCGGCCGATCATGGTGGGGACGCTGAACGGGTGTGCCGCGCCGGATCGGGACGAGGTCTACATCGGGTGTTATCCGGGGCTGACCGTCGTGTGTACGGCGGAGGCGGCGCTGGTGCGGCCGACGAAGCTGCCCGATCTGCTGGTGCGGCCGCTGGCGTCGGAGCACACCTATCTGGTGTCGTTCGACTCGACGCTGCACTGGGGTGCGTTCGCGCACTGGGAGCGCGGCGAGTTCCGGCGGTCGTTCAGTTCCACCCGGGTCGACATCCTGGAGAACGAGGGACTGCCGATGGTGTGGGAGCGGCCGTTCTGGGCGGGCGAGCGGCCCGTGCCCTGGCGGAGCGAGGACCGGCCCGGCCCGCAGTCGCTGCCGTTCGACCCACCCGACTTCGCCGACGCGGCCAACGGCGCCTGGCTCGGCTTCCGCTACCGCACCCCGGCCGTGCCGGACCGGCTCGCCCCGGGCGACCTGGCGGTCTGCGGTTTCACGCTCTACCCGAAAGGCCAGGCGCCGCAGCCGCAACCACAACCGGTGCAGGCGGGCAGCCCGGGCGCGGCCACCCGGCGCAAGCGCGGCCTGTTCGGCTGGCTGCATCGCACCGACCGGGTGCTCTGA
- the sepH gene encoding septation protein SepH, giving the protein MRELRVIGVTPDSTHIVCSDTESGTKFRLPADDKLRAAARGDLARFGQIEIETEASMRPRDIQARIRAGASVEQVTAESGMPATKVERFAYPVLLERARAAELAQKAHPVRPDGPALETLHEIVTAAFAERGHTIEQAEWDAWKDEKGFWVAQLQWRHGHSEIAAHWRYQPDAHGGSVSPLDDPANDLIDPDFGRALRGLATILPTPAEQAAPVVEAPKPVEPRPREPVAAPTARPTSRPAAQPTLDEYFEQRAVAAGGGAAAIPAAPVPTAPIPAVPAAPAPQPAAQAEKEPVAKEPAADKPAAKPARTKRGKAPMPSWEDVLLGVRSSGH; this is encoded by the coding sequence GTGCGTGAACTTCGAGTGATCGGGGTGACGCCCGACTCCACGCACATCGTGTGCAGTGACACCGAGTCCGGCACCAAGTTCCGGTTGCCCGCCGACGACAAGCTCCGCGCGGCGGCGCGCGGCGACCTCGCACGATTCGGCCAGATCGAGATCGAAACGGAAGCGTCTATGCGTCCTCGCGATATCCAGGCCCGTATTCGAGCCGGAGCGTCCGTCGAGCAGGTCACGGCGGAGTCCGGGATGCCGGCCACCAAAGTCGAACGATTCGCTTATCCGGTGTTGCTGGAACGTGCCCGGGCGGCCGAACTGGCCCAGAAAGCGCACCCGGTGCGGCCCGACGGTCCGGCGCTGGAAACGCTGCACGAGATCGTCACCGCGGCGTTCGCCGAGCGCGGCCACACCATCGAACAGGCCGAGTGGGACGCCTGGAAGGACGAGAAGGGGTTCTGGGTCGCGCAATTGCAGTGGCGGCACGGACACTCCGAGATCGCCGCGCACTGGCGCTACCAGCCCGACGCGCACGGCGGCTCGGTCTCCCCGCTCGACGACCCGGCCAACGACCTGATCGACCCCGACTTCGGTCGCGCGCTGCGCGGGCTGGCCACCATCCTGCCGACCCCGGCCGAGCAGGCCGCGCCGGTCGTCGAGGCACCCAAGCCGGTCGAGCCGCGTCCGCGCGAGCCCGTCGCCGCGCCCACCGCGCGCCCGACCAGTCGTCCGGCCGCGCAGCCGACGCTGGACGAGTACTTCGAGCAGCGCGCGGTCGCCGCCGGTGGTGGCGCCGCGGCCATTCCGGCCGCGCCGGTACCCACCGCGCCGATCCCGGCGGTGCCCGCAGCGCCCGCTCCGCAGCCGGCGGCTCAGGCGGAGAAGGAACCGGTCGCCAAGGAACCGGCGGCGGACAAGCCCGCGGCCAAGCCGGCGCGGACCAAGCGGGGCAAGGCGCCGATGCCGTCCTGGGAAGACGTCCTCCTGGGCGTCCGCAGCTCCGGGCACTGA
- the serC gene encoding phosphoserine transaminase gives MTSAFPTIPADLKPADGRFGCGPSKVRPEQLQSLVTVGASVFGTSHRQKPVKDVVARVRNGLRELFSLPEGYEVVLGNGGTTAFWDAAAFGLIRERSLHLTNGEFSSKFASVAKGNPFIGDPIVVSSEPGSAPEPVSDPTVDLIGWAHNETSTGVSIPVSRPAGSENALIAIDATSGAGGLPVNIADSDVYYFAPQKCFAADGGLWIAIMSPAALARVEEIKASGRWTPEFLSLPIAIDNSTKDQTYNTPALATLLLFADQIEWMNANGGLDWTVKRTLDSSSRLYSWAESSSFATPYVTDPAHRSQVVGTIDFDDAVDAAQVAKILRANGIVDTEPYRKLGRNQLRVGMFPAIDPEDVSQLTRSIDWVVGQL, from the coding sequence ATGACCAGTGCGTTCCCGACCATTCCCGCCGACCTCAAGCCCGCCGACGGACGGTTCGGCTGCGGCCCGTCCAAGGTCCGTCCGGAGCAGCTGCAGTCCCTGGTGACTGTCGGCGCCTCCGTGTTCGGCACCTCGCATCGCCAGAAGCCGGTCAAGGACGTGGTGGCGCGGGTGCGCAACGGCCTGCGTGAGCTGTTCTCCCTGCCCGAGGGCTACGAAGTGGTGCTCGGCAACGGCGGCACCACCGCGTTCTGGGACGCGGCCGCCTTCGGCCTGATCCGTGAGCGCTCGCTGCACCTGACCAACGGCGAGTTCTCCTCGAAGTTCGCCTCGGTCGCCAAGGGCAACCCGTTCATCGGTGACCCGATCGTCGTCTCGTCGGAGCCGGGCAGCGCGCCCGAGCCGGTCTCGGACCCGACCGTCGACCTCATCGGCTGGGCCCACAACGAGACCTCCACCGGTGTCTCCATCCCGGTGTCGCGTCCGGCCGGTTCGGAGAACGCCCTGATCGCCATCGACGCCACCTCGGGCGCGGGCGGTCTGCCGGTGAACATCGCCGACTCCGACGTGTACTACTTCGCCCCGCAGAAGTGCTTCGCCGCCGACGGTGGCCTGTGGATCGCGATCATGAGCCCGGCCGCGCTGGCCCGCGTCGAGGAGATCAAGGCCTCGGGCCGCTGGACCCCGGAGTTCCTGTCGCTGCCGATCGCCATCGACAACTCCACCAAGGACCAGACCTACAACACCCCGGCGCTGGCCACCCTGCTGCTGTTCGCCGACCAGATCGAGTGGATGAACGCCAACGGCGGCCTGGACTGGACCGTCAAGCGCACGCTGGACTCGTCCTCGCGCCTGTACTCGTGGGCCGAGTCGAGCTCCTTCGCCACCCCGTACGTCACCGACCCGGCGCACCGCTCGCAGGTCGTGGGCACCATCGACTTCGACGACGCCGTCGACGCCGCCCAGGTCGCGAAGATCCTGCGGGCCAACGGCATCGTCGACACCGAGCCGTACCGGAAGCTGGGTCGTAACCAGCTGCGTGTCGGCATGTTCCCGGCGATCGATCCGGAAGACGTTTCGCAGCTGACCCGTTCGATCGACTGGGTCGTCGGTCAGCTCTGA